CGGTCTGGCCTTCGCCGCCGGCGCCACGCTCGCTGCCGGCTACGTCGTGAAGCGCAGGCGGAGCTGACGCCCGGGCGCGACGGGTGTCACTTCACCAGCAGGTCCAGCAACCGTTCCGTCTCCGCCGCCGGGTTCGTGGTCAGGCCGGTGTGGACGGGGCCGGGCTGGACGATCGTCGAGCGCGGGGCGACGAGCCAGCGGAAGCGGCGGCCGGGCGTGTCGTCCGCTGCCTGGCCGGCTGCGGGGCCGCCTGCGCACATGCCTTCCACGGCGCGCAGCGCGGCGCGGACGCCGGCCACGTCGGCCTGGGGGTCGAGGGCCAGCAGGCGGGCCTCGTCGAGGTGGGTGCGGGCGCCGACGTAGGACTCGG
This region of Streptomyces caelestis genomic DNA includes:
- a CDS encoding DUF3037 domain-containing protein, with protein sequence MSDRHIIRGGTRDRQIYEYAVLRVVPRVERGECINAGVLVYCRAESYVGARTHLDEARLLALDPQADVAGVRAALRAVEGMCAGGPAAGQAADDTPGRRFRWLVAPRSTIVQPGPVHTGLTTNPAAETERLLDLLVK